A part of Salvelinus alpinus chromosome 5, SLU_Salpinus.1, whole genome shotgun sequence genomic DNA contains:
- the LOC139575176 gene encoding uncharacterized protein — translation MLIRVVLGHLVVALGLLLPYPVCEATSLGAVVNVVPLEKSGGNMVRAHYTVISALPCPTFSGVCQTGEDCVVHTTSLPYTGQKPASGWCVRQWQRTIPSNYKANVNVGSNVNVFLFLWAGPSNQSNPLRLNQPPYCSLPPPLRARVNCPHHFPLTVKDLDGDTVLCRFAQADLGECLDCPQNNFLQMEEETCTLLYNGKSSAGQYSVQLMVEDFSRQTQSNKPKALSSIPLHLSLTVEEASSSCSAEPVTTGLTPTGGATISVLPYEQINVPVTFHSDLERGPSFLRHTSLCEKL, via the exons ATGTTGATCCGAGTTGTTCTGGGGCACCTGGTTGTGGCCCTAGGCCTGCTCCTGCCCTACCCTGTCTGTGAGGCCACCTCTCTGGGTGCAGTGGTCAATGTTGTCCCTCTAGAGAAGAGTGGAGGAAATATGGTGAG GGCCCACTACACCGTGATCTCTGCCCTTCCCTGTCCTACGTTCTCCGGAGTGTGTCAGACAGGCGAAGACTGTGTCGTGCATACCACCTCGTTACCCTACACAGGACAGAAGCCCGCCTCAGGCTGGTGCGTCCGCCAATGGCAGAGGACCATTCCCAGCAACTACAAGGCCAACGTGAATGTGGG GTCCAACGTGAATGTGTTTCTGTTCTTGTGGGCTGGACCCTCCAACCAGTCTAACCCATTGAGACTAAACCAGCCCCCTTACTGCAGCCTGCCTCCTCCTCTCAG GGCTCGCGTGAACTGCCCACATCACTTCCCACTGACGGTGAAGGACCTGGATGGGGACACAGTGCTCTGTCGCTTTGCCCAGGCTGACCTTGGAGAATGCCTTGACTGCCCCCAGAACAACTTTCTGCAGATGGAGGAG GAGACGTGTACGCTGTTGTACAATGGTAAATCGTCCGCTGGCCAATACTCTGTGCAGCTGATGGTGGAGGACTTTTCACGCCAAACCCAAAGCAACAAACCCAAAGCACTCAGTTCCATCCCACTGCACCTGTCCCTTACAG TGGAGGAGGCGTCCTCAAGCTGCAGTGCTGAGCCGGTCACTACGGGACTGACACCAACAGGGGGAGCCACCATCTCCGTTCTGCCCTATGAGCAGATAAACGTGCCTGTCACCTTTCATTCTGacctagagag AGGCCCAAGCTTCCTTCGACACACATCCCTGTGTGAAAAGCTCTGA